The window AGCAGCCGCAGCCGGAATGAAAGTCTCTGAGGTCAACGAAATCCTCAGCAAGCTTGTTCCGCTCTACGAAGCCCACTACACCGATGCCCCAGCCGGAAAGACCTTCCAGGAGTGCTACGACGTCACCACCGTAAGGCCCACCAAGGAGTACCTTGAGGTCTACGACAAAGCCGCCGCAACCCTTGAGGGACTTGGGCTTGACCTCAGCAGATCCAACTGCTCTGGAATAAGGATCTGCAAAAACTGATTTTTAATAGCGTCCGGACATCCGGGCGCACTCTTCCTCCTTCAGGCTTTCGCTTCCTAGGCGAAAGCCGCTTATTTCTTCCGATTTGATATACTCGCAAACGCTTTCTCTTTTCATGTTCGCCGATTTGATTGCGAAAAGATATTCTGTAAGAGAATACAGCGATAAACCCGTGGAAGATGAGAAACTCAGAGCCATCCTTCAGGCCGGACGTCTGGCTCCCACCGCGAAGAACGCCCAACCCCAACGTATCTATGCCGTCAGAAGCGAGCGCATGCTCGGAAAGCTCCGCTCGGTATGCAGCATGACTTTCGGCGCTCCCGTCGTCATCATCATCTGCTCCGATCCCTCCGCCTCTTTTGTGAGCCCATTCTCCGAACGCAATTTCGGGGAGACCGATGCGGCCATCGTGACTGATCACATGATGCTGCAGGCCACGGAGCTCGGGCTCGGCACATGCTGGGTCGGTTGGTTCGACCCCAAGGAGATCAAAGAAGCCTTGGGCATCCCGGACAACCTAGAAGTCATGAATCTCCTTCCCGTAGGCTATCCTTCAGAGAATTCGAAACCTTCCCCGCGGCACAATGACAGGAAACCGCTGGAAGAGACCGTGACTGAGCTCTGAGCGCCTCCAGATAGGCCTCATAGACACCGTCACGATCGCATCTTTTTCCCGGCTTCATAAGCTTCCATCAGAGGCGATTCATCGATGAAATCGGAATCCGCGGGCATGAGATAGCTGAGATAGGTTATCCTGCCCACGGGCTCGAAAAGGAAATACTGATTCATCATCCTCTCGAACTCGGCGGATTCCTTCTCGACATTGGTCTCATCGGCGCCTGCCGTCAAGATGGTGATGAGCTTTTTTCCGCCATCCAAAACGGTGGATCTGTCGGTCATGAACGAATAGAAACGATCTGCGAAAGTCTTCAGAGCGCCATCGATCCTGGCGAAGCGTATCTGCCCTGATACTATCAGGCCATCTGATTGGCGTATTCTCTCCAAGATAGGGGATATATCATCCTTCATAACGCAATGGCCGTCGTTTCCCCTGCATGACTCGCAATTCTGGCATTGCCTGATGTTCAGATCGTTGAGACGGAAAATTTCCACCTCTTTCCCGGATTCGCGGGCGCCTTCGACCGCTCTCATGAACAATCTCTCGCCGAATCCCCCTTTCCTGGGGCTTGAGATGACAGCTATGATAGACACAAATAAGCATCTTGGATTCCATATACCTCAATTTCGATGGAGTTGGATTCGAAGCTGACCCATCGTTCGATGCCGTTAAATACAGAATAATCGATGACTGCACTATGTAGGCATAGACGAACAGAAGTATCTGCCCCAGCTGCGGCCGTTGCTGCCAGCTTGCGCTATGACTGTTCCGCCTAGTACAACTGCTCTCACAAAAACTATTTAAAGAAAGCGCTATATTTACGCAATGCTTAAATATTTGTTAAACTTCTTAGACCGCAACGGAGGGCGCTCCGGCGAGCAAACGGGTCTCTAAAACCTGTAAGCGGGGTTCGACCCCCCGGCCTTTCGCCATCTGTCATGGTCGATATTATGGGCATCAAATTCACGGATCCTCAGATACAGCATTTGATGGAATACGGAGACGAAAACTGGGCCGACGCGGAGTTCGAAGACGCCGCCGCCAGGGACAAAGCATTCTCAGCCAAGATGTCTGCTCTGAAATCCGCGAACGACAAGGGCTTGAAGGGCGTCATCTCAAACCCTTCCAACAATCTCACCGATCTGGCGAACGCCATAAGATCCAAGCTCAAAGCCAGAGGTTTCATCGAAGTCCACACCCCCATATTCGTATCCAAAGCCGCTTTGGCCAAGATGACCATCACCGCGGACCATCCCCTCTACAAGCAGGTCTTCTTCATCGACGACAAGAGGGCGCTGAGGCCTATGCACGCCATGAACCTGTACGCCGTCATGAGAAAGCTGAGAGACCACACCGACGGTCCGGTGAAGATATTCGAGATCGGCTCATGCTTCAGGAAGGAATCCAAGAGCTCCACCCATCTGGAGGAGTTCACGATGCTCAACCTCGTGGAATTGGGTCCGGACGGGGATGCCATGGAGCATCTCAAGACTTATATCGGCGACATCATGGATGCCGTCGGATTGGAATACGAAACGACCCGCGAAGAATCCGACGTTTATGTGGAGACCCTCGACGTGGAGATAAACGGGACCGAAGTCGCGTCGGGTGCCATCGGGCCCCACAAACTTGATCCGGCGCACGATATCCACGAGCCTTGGGCCGGGGTCGGCTTCGGACTTGAGCGCCTGCTCATGCTCAAAAATGGAAAAAGCAACGTGAGGAAGACCGGGAAGAGCACCACTTACGTCAACGGCTACAAGATGGACTGAGGAATAGACATGATATCTGATATTTTAGCGAATGCGGAGAAGGGATACCCTCTCGGATCCCGCGACATCTTCGAGCTGATGTCAATAACCAAGGACAACGAATTGAGGGAACTTTTCGACGCCGCGAAAAGGGTCCGCGACAGAACTTTCGGAAAGAAAATTTACACCTACGGATTCGTCTATTTCTCGACCTACTGCAAAAACAACTGCGCATTCTGCTACTACAGGACGACCAACAAGATCCAGGAGAGATACAGAAAGTCCAAGGAAGAGATCGTCGAACTCGCGGGATCCCTCCAAGACGCTGGCATCAATCTGGCCGATCTCACCATGGGCGAGGACCCGGAGATGTACGCCAACGGTTGCGAGCGTCTGCTGGACATCATCCACGCCGTCCACGAAGACGTCGGGATCAATATCATGGCCTCGCCAGGGGCGCTTCCTGAGCGCATGTTCCCCTTGGTCAGGGAGGCGGGCGCGGATTGGTACGCATGCTACCAGGAGACGTACAACAGAAAGCTCTTCGAATCCCTCAGGCTCAACCAAAGCTACGAAGACCGCCGCAACCAGAAGATCTGGGCCAGAAAGGCCGGGCTCCTCACCGAAGACGGGATGATGATCGGGCTCGGAGAGAGCGTCAAAGACCGCGCCAACACGATCCTCACCATGAGCACCCTCGGATGCGACCAGGTCAGGGCGATGACTTTCGTCCCGCAGCTGGGCACCCCCATGGAAAACAATGAGCCTTACGGCCCGACGGAAGAGCTGAAGGCGATAGCCGTCATGAGGCTGATGAACCACGACAAACTCATCCCCTGCAGCCTTGACGTCGAGGGCATCTCAGGCCTCAAGACCAGGATAAATGCGGGCGCCAATGTGGTCACATCCATTGTCCCTCCGAGCAAGAATCTGGCGGGAGTGGCGCAGCACGAACTGGACATCGAGAACGGGAACAGATCCGTAGAACATGTATTCGAGCTTCTCGAAGAGATGGGCCACAGGCATGCCACAAGCACCGAGTACAGAGCCTACCTGGATTCCCGCAGGGCAAGGATGGCTTCGAGATGACCCGCATCGCCATAGTCGGCGGCGCCCTCCAGGGGATGGAGGCGGTCCTGCTCTCAAAAGCGGCCGGATTTGAGACGGCAGTCCTCGACAGGAAGGAGAACGCCCCGGCGATGTCGATCTGCGACGAACCCATCCATTTGGATCCCACGAAAGACCCCGAAGGCGCCAGAAAGGTGTTCGAAGGATGCGATGCGATCATCCCTGCATGCGAGGAGATCGAACTCCTCAGATGCCTGGACTCGATGGTAACCGAAGTTCCGCTCCTTTTCGACCTCAAGTCCTATGAGATATCGAGCTCTAAGAACCGCTCCAACGAGATCATGGCGTCGGTTGGCGTCCCGCTTCCCAAGCCATGGCCGGAATGCGGATTCCCTGCGATCGTGAAGCCGTCGAGCCAAA of the Candidatus Methanomethylophilaceae archaeon genome contains:
- a CDS encoding nitroreductase family protein, which translates into the protein MFADLIAKRYSVREYSDKPVEDEKLRAILQAGRLAPTAKNAQPQRIYAVRSERMLGKLRSVCSMTFGAPVVIIICSDPSASFVSPFSERNFGETDAAIVTDHMMLQATELGLGTCWVGWFDPKEIKEALGIPDNLEVMNLLPVGYPSENSKPSPRHNDRKPLEETVTEL
- a CDS encoding flavodoxin family protein; translated protein: MSIIAVISSPRKGGFGERLFMRAVEGARESGKEVEIFRLNDLNIRQCQNCESCRGNDGHCVMKDDISPILERIRQSDGLIVSGQIRFARIDGALKTFADRFYSFMTDRSTVLDGGKKLITILTAGADETNVEKESAEFERMMNQYFLFEPVGRITYLSYLMPADSDFIDESPLMEAYEAGKKMRS
- the pylB gene encoding methylornithine synthase PylB, coding for MISDILANAEKGYPLGSRDIFELMSITKDNELRELFDAAKRVRDRTFGKKIYTYGFVYFSTYCKNNCAFCYYRTTNKIQERYRKSKEEIVELAGSLQDAGINLADLTMGEDPEMYANGCERLLDIIHAVHEDVGINIMASPGALPERMFPLVREAGADWYACYQETYNRKLFESLRLNQSYEDRRNQKIWARKAGLLTEDGMMIGLGESVKDRANTILTMSTLGCDQVRAMTFVPQLGTPMENNEPYGPTEELKAIAVMRLMNHDKLIPCSLDVEGISGLKTRINAGANVVTSIVPPSKNLAGVAQHELDIENGNRSVEHVFELLEEMGHRHATSTEYRAYLDSRRARMASR